One stretch of Actinacidiphila sp. DG2A-62 DNA includes these proteins:
- a CDS encoding WXG100 family type VII secretion target, translating into MSRSLPHLGFDPTPGDPEQVRVLARSLGDLHGDLTTTVHELDRLDTGAWRGEAAKAFVAHVDHDVAPLIRKAHTSFGRASTALARWAEQLAGFQAEADALEREAAAKQGALDQARSAAGLPPDVPGRPQPQPEASPVPGPDPAAGSGADARARSEAAAAAAKERAVTDAGDALDAVRGRARELHDRYARAAGAVSHDLDKVGDIAPDKPGLFHRIAHAVEGAWNDAVRWVEDHAELIKMLGDMLSALTGVLAAIAIFTAPFEPVGAIFAGAALVAGAATLATHLVAMAAGADVSWVTLGFDVLGVLPGIGGFTKGAKIANLGKALDAASATRIAEDVAAGGGRLSASVVQVKKYLIFGPAKDEWKVVLKGTGIVGRGRAAIEGAIQFERDNQLVGTKAVNTVLKVTGREPLEALTRTTRLVDGAAKVASKVPAALEIRSDVKVFDKEHPQAAQDIKTAAKALAWVVSEGPG; encoded by the coding sequence GTGAGCCGGTCGTTGCCGCATCTGGGGTTCGATCCGACGCCGGGCGATCCTGAGCAGGTGCGCGTGCTGGCGCGCAGCCTGGGGGACCTGCACGGCGACCTGACCACGACGGTGCACGAGCTGGACCGGCTGGACACGGGCGCCTGGAGGGGCGAGGCGGCGAAGGCGTTCGTCGCGCACGTCGACCACGACGTCGCGCCGCTGATCCGGAAGGCGCACACGTCGTTCGGCCGGGCGTCGACCGCGCTGGCCCGCTGGGCCGAGCAACTCGCCGGCTTCCAGGCCGAGGCGGACGCGCTGGAGCGGGAGGCCGCGGCCAAGCAGGGAGCGTTGGACCAGGCCAGGAGCGCGGCCGGGCTGCCGCCGGACGTCCCCGGGCGCCCGCAGCCGCAGCCGGAGGCGTCGCCGGTCCCGGGCCCGGACCCGGCGGCGGGCTCGGGTGCGGATGCGCGGGCCCGGTCCGAGGCCGCGGCCGCTGCCGCGAAGGAGCGGGCGGTGACCGACGCGGGCGACGCCCTGGACGCCGTACGCGGCCGGGCCCGTGAACTCCACGACCGCTACGCCCGGGCGGCCGGCGCCGTCAGCCACGACCTGGACAAGGTCGGCGACATCGCCCCGGACAAGCCCGGCCTGTTCCACCGCATCGCCCACGCCGTGGAAGGCGCCTGGAACGACGCGGTGCGGTGGGTCGAGGACCACGCCGAACTCATCAAGATGCTCGGCGACATGCTCAGCGCGCTGACCGGCGTCCTCGCGGCCATCGCCATCTTCACGGCCCCCTTCGAGCCGGTCGGCGCGATCTTCGCCGGCGCGGCCCTGGTCGCGGGCGCGGCCACCCTGGCCACCCACCTGGTCGCCATGGCGGCGGGCGCGGACGTGAGCTGGGTGACGCTCGGCTTCGACGTGCTGGGGGTGCTGCCGGGGATCGGCGGGTTCACGAAGGGCGCGAAGATCGCGAACCTCGGCAAAGCCCTCGACGCTGCCTCGGCCACGCGCATCGCGGAGGATGTCGCCGCCGGTGGCGGGCGGCTGTCGGCGTCCGTCGTCCAGGTGAAGAAGTACCTCATCTTCGGGCCCGCGAAAGACGAGTGGAAGGTCGTGCTCAAGGGCACGGGAATCGTCGGCCGCGGCCGAGCCGCCATCGAGGGCGCGATCCAGTTCGAGCGTGACAATCAACTCGTCGGCACCAAAGCCGTCAACACCGTGCTCAAGGTCACGGGACGCGAACCTTTGGAAGCGCTGACGCGGACCACCCGCCTCGTCGACGGCGCGGCCAAGGTCGCCAGCAAGGTTCCCGCCGCCCTGGAGATCAGGAGCGATGTGAAGGTCTTCGACAAGGAGCACCCACAGGCTGCGCAGGACATCAAGACTGCGGCGAAGGCGCTGGCATGGGTGGTCTCGGAGGGGCCGGGGTGA
- a CDS encoding MFS transporter produces MTPKTPHPSTTGQDSATTRQTPATGQAPRTSPRTGAATAAGGDPRRWAVLAVSCVAAALLGIDNSVLTYAVPSLSRQLNPSSTQLLWIVDVYGFVLGGLLIVAGALGDRIGGKKLLLTGVGGFGAASALTAYAPSPELLIAARALLGLAGATIMPSTLSLVRTAFTDPRERTTAIGVSGGVAAASFALGPVVGGLLLDHFWWGSVFLINVPLMAAILVAGALVLPESRSAHPRPLDWASVPLSITGMFGVIYAIKTAARDGVDEPAVWIAAAVGALALAAFLRRQGRLAAPLLELRLFRNEAFSGTIGANVVTMLASTTLSLACSLYFQVVRGWSPLTAGLALLPGPLSAAFAAPLATLLVPRIGRARTVALGLLLMAVSTAGIGMLTAHTAYWRMLPVLVVNGVGIIFTFAVTSDTILASAPRDRTGSAAAISETSMELGGALGIAILGSVLTAVYRGAVSLPRGLTGAQASVARESVAGGVDTAGRVGGPLGRRIADASREAYLHSFHVTTLIAAAVMLAGAAVALWTLRNVPAELPGDADPVPRPAAAPVSAP; encoded by the coding sequence ATGACACCGAAGACCCCGCACCCATCGACCACCGGGCAGGATTCCGCGACCACCCGGCAGACCCCCGCGACCGGGCAGGCGCCGCGGACCTCCCCGCGCACCGGCGCGGCCACCGCCGCCGGAGGCGACCCGCGCCGGTGGGCCGTCCTGGCCGTCTCCTGCGTCGCCGCCGCGCTGCTCGGCATCGACAACAGCGTGCTGACGTACGCCGTCCCCTCCCTGTCCCGGCAGTTGAACCCCTCCTCCACCCAGCTGCTGTGGATCGTCGACGTCTACGGCTTCGTGCTCGGCGGCCTGCTGATCGTCGCCGGCGCCCTGGGGGACCGGATCGGCGGCAAGAAGCTGCTGCTGACCGGCGTCGGCGGATTCGGCGCGGCCTCCGCGCTGACCGCCTACGCGCCCAGCCCCGAACTGCTCATCGCCGCACGGGCGCTGCTCGGCCTCGCGGGCGCCACGATCATGCCGTCCACGCTCTCGCTGGTCCGGACCGCCTTCACCGATCCCAGGGAGCGGACCACCGCGATCGGCGTCAGCGGCGGCGTCGCGGCGGCCAGTTTCGCGCTCGGCCCAGTCGTCGGCGGGCTGCTGCTCGACCACTTCTGGTGGGGCTCGGTGTTCCTGATCAACGTGCCGCTGATGGCGGCGATCCTGGTCGCGGGCGCGCTGGTGCTGCCGGAGTCGCGCAGCGCGCACCCCAGGCCGCTGGACTGGGCGAGCGTGCCGCTGTCGATCACGGGCATGTTCGGCGTCATCTACGCGATCAAGACCGCGGCCCGCGACGGCGTCGACGAGCCCGCGGTGTGGATCGCCGCGGCGGTCGGCGCGCTCGCCCTCGCCGCCTTCCTGCGCCGCCAGGGCCGGCTGGCCGCGCCGCTGCTGGAGCTGCGGCTGTTCCGCAACGAGGCGTTCTCCGGGACGATCGGCGCGAACGTCGTCACGATGCTCGCGTCCACCACCCTGTCGCTGGCCTGCTCGCTGTACTTCCAGGTGGTCCGCGGCTGGTCGCCGCTCACCGCCGGCCTGGCGCTGCTGCCGGGACCGCTGTCCGCGGCGTTCGCGGCGCCGCTGGCCACCCTGCTCGTCCCGCGGATCGGGCGCGCCCGCACCGTCGCGCTCGGGCTGCTGCTGATGGCGGTCAGCACCGCGGGCATCGGGATGCTGACCGCGCACACCGCGTACTGGAGGATGCTGCCGGTCCTGGTGGTCAACGGCGTCGGGATCATCTTCACCTTCGCGGTCACGTCCGACACGATCCTGGCGAGCGCGCCGCGGGACCGCACGGGCTCGGCCGCGGCGATCTCCGAGACGTCGATGGAGCTGGGCGGCGCGCTCGGCATCGCGATCCTGGGGTCGGTGCTGACCGCGGTCTACCGCGGCGCCGTCTCCCTGCCGCGAGGGCTGACCGGCGCTCAGGCGTCCGTGGCACGCGAGTCGGTGGCCGGCGGCGTCGACACGGCCGGCCGGGTGGGCGGCCCGCTGGGCCGCCGGATCGCGGACGCGTCCCGCGAGGCGTACCTGCACAGCTTCCACGTCACCACGCTGATCGCCGCCGCGGTCATGCTGGCCGGCGCCGCCGTCGCTCTGTGGACGCTGCGGAACGTCCCGGCGGAGCTGCCCGGCGACGCGGACCCGGTGCCGCGGCCGGCCGCGGCACCGGTGTCGGCGCCGTGA
- a CDS encoding rhomboid family intramembrane serine protease: MDQQQAVTCYRHPDRETGIRCTRCNRPICPDCMVNASVGFQCRECVTAQHSGHVQPRTIAGGTVAADPFLVTKILIGLNIAVFILVRTVGYRLVDDLGLYAICGRDFEGQQRCFGVAQGADQWYRLLTSAFLHWEYWHIGFNMLSLWWIGAPLEQRLGRSRYLALYVVSAIGGSAVALLLSADGLTLGASGAIFGLFGATAVYMRRMNYDMRPVMILLALNIFFSFTWPNVSWEGHLGGLVSGTLVAIGILYAPRERRTLIQWGTCAGVLVLSLAVAGIAVAQVTP, encoded by the coding sequence ATGGATCAGCAGCAGGCGGTCACCTGCTACCGGCACCCGGACCGGGAGACGGGCATCCGCTGCACCCGCTGCAACCGACCGATCTGCCCGGACTGCATGGTCAACGCCTCGGTGGGCTTCCAGTGCCGCGAGTGCGTCACCGCACAGCACAGCGGCCATGTGCAGCCGCGCACCATCGCGGGCGGCACCGTCGCCGCCGACCCCTTCCTGGTCACCAAGATCCTCATCGGGCTGAACATCGCGGTGTTCATCCTGGTCAGGACGGTCGGCTACCGGCTGGTGGACGATCTGGGGCTGTACGCGATCTGCGGGCGCGATTTCGAGGGGCAGCAGCGGTGCTTCGGCGTCGCGCAGGGCGCCGACCAGTGGTACCGCCTGCTCACCTCGGCGTTCCTGCACTGGGAGTACTGGCACATCGGCTTCAACATGCTGTCGCTGTGGTGGATCGGCGCGCCGCTGGAGCAGCGGCTGGGCCGCTCCCGCTACCTGGCGCTGTACGTCGTGTCGGCGATCGGCGGCAGCGCGGTGGCGCTGCTGCTGTCCGCGGACGGACTCACCCTCGGCGCCTCGGGCGCGATCTTCGGCCTCTTCGGCGCGACCGCCGTCTACATGCGGCGGATGAACTACGACATGCGCCCGGTGATGATCCTGCTGGCGCTGAACATCTTCTTCAGCTTCACCTGGCCGAACGTCAGCTGGGAGGGCCACCTCGGCGGCCTCGTCTCCGGGACCCTGGTGGCGATAGGCATCCTCTACGCGCCGCGCGAGCGCCGCACGCTGATCCAGTGGGGGACGTGCGCGGGGGTCCTGGTGCTGTCGCTGGCCGTCGCCGGCATCGCTGTGGCACAGGTCACTCCCTGA
- a CDS encoding TetR/AcrR family transcriptional regulator: MADAGQHAEQRHAGAQHAEQRRAAPSRTERQRSDALKNREAILQVAHDALAESPDASLNSIAKRAGVSAGTLYRHFPTREALILEVHRHDVDRLVASVTDVLAAHGDAPLDALRAWFTTLAAYVRIKHGLGEALHSAAAQEVVSASWPAVTAAVARLLDACERAGEVRAGIDPVDVIMLLSCLWRTPATREGAAQAERLLELAIDGFRP, encoded by the coding sequence TTGGCCGACGCAGGGCAGCACGCCGAGCAGCGGCATGCCGGGGCGCAGCACGCCGAGCAGCGCCGCGCCGCGCCGTCGCGGACCGAGCGGCAGCGCTCCGACGCGCTCAAGAACCGCGAGGCGATCCTCCAGGTCGCCCACGACGCGCTCGCCGAGTCCCCCGACGCCTCGCTCAACTCGATCGCCAAGCGTGCGGGCGTCAGCGCCGGCACCCTCTACCGGCACTTCCCGACCCGCGAGGCGCTGATCCTGGAGGTCCACCGGCACGACGTGGATCGCCTGGTCGCTTCCGTGACCGACGTCCTCGCCGCCCACGGCGACGCGCCGCTGGACGCGCTGCGCGCCTGGTTCACCACGCTCGCCGCGTACGTGCGGATCAAGCACGGCCTCGGCGAGGCCCTGCACTCCGCCGCGGCGCAGGAGGTGGTCAGCGCCTCCTGGCCCGCGGTCACCGCGGCCGTCGCCCGGCTCCTCGACGCGTGCGAACGGGCCGGTGAGGTGCGGGCGGGCATCGACCCGGTCGACGTGATCATGCTGCTGAGCTGCTTGTGGCGCACGCCCGCGACGCGGGAGGGTGCGGCGCAGGCGGAGCGCCTGCTGGAGCTGGCCATCGACGGGTTCCGGCCCTAG
- a CDS encoding peptidylprolyl isomerase, with protein MAEQLYATLKTNRGDIVVRLLPNHAPKTVANFVGLAEGTREWTDPRTGSPTTARLYDGTVFHRVISGFMIQGGDPLGNGTGGPGYEFADEFHPDLAFDRPYLLAMANAGPGTNGSQFFITVAPTTWLTRKHTIFGEVADDASKKVVDAVIGTPTNPRTDRPLDDVVIETVVIEKR; from the coding sequence GTGGCCGAGCAGCTCTACGCGACCCTGAAGACCAACCGCGGTGACATCGTGGTGCGGCTGCTGCCGAACCACGCCCCGAAGACCGTGGCGAACTTCGTCGGGCTCGCCGAGGGCACCCGTGAGTGGACCGACCCGCGCACCGGCAGCCCGACGACCGCGCGGCTCTACGACGGCACGGTGTTCCACCGGGTGATCTCCGGCTTCATGATCCAGGGCGGCGACCCGCTCGGGAACGGCACCGGCGGCCCCGGCTACGAGTTCGCCGACGAGTTCCACCCCGACCTGGCCTTCGACCGCCCCTACCTGCTGGCGATGGCCAACGCCGGCCCGGGCACCAACGGCTCGCAGTTCTTCATCACCGTCGCCCCGACCACCTGGCTGACCCGCAAGCACACCATCTTCGGCGAGGTCGCCGACGACGCCAGCAAGAAGGTGGTGGACGCGGTCATCGGCACGCCGACCAACCCGCGCACCGACCGCCCGCTGGACGACGTGGTGATCGAGACGGTCGTCATCGAAAAGCGCTGA
- a CDS encoding AfsR/SARP family transcriptional regulator, producing MFGILGATRVVGDGGGEVGIGGPRRRALLALLLLDAGRVVGTERLVDGLYGDEPPAGVGNAVQSQVSRLRQVLPVPLEGHPSGYRLAVEPEAVDAHRFQRLGAQGRDALAAGDAERAAEVLREALALWRGPALADVGDAPFAAAQAVRLEELRTAAVEDRVEADLALGRHRMLVAELGELVGAYPLRERLRGQLMRALYGGGRQSEALEAYETARRDLAESLGADPGPELAAVHLAVLRGDPALLPVTPVLPVTPVLPVAPMKPVAPGQVAGAAPGVASASAAGSVSRETLPTLSPGAASAAATGARAATAGAPRGPRHDLPASLTSFICRDAELAQVGDQLAGARLVTLTGPGGAGKTRLAVEAARRHPYDATFVDLSGLGAGAELPRAIGAALGLRDGGLALTAAHAAPGTAAHAAPGTSAHAAPGTSAHAAPAVDAHPGPGTAPPTTAASPSVPDPVPGPAAWIAGALESRPTLLVLDNCEHLVEDVARLVEALLAAAPQARVLATSREALGIAGEVVCPVPTLPVPAPGADPQRALAFPAVRLFAERAAAVRPGFDPTADPAGAAAVLRLCAALDGLPLAIELAAARLRSMSVTEIADRLVAAPADDAPYSLGVRPDALFRLLSRGSRTARPRQRTLRGVVEWSWDLLPEDERAVLRRASVFAGGWTLEAAEAVCADPADPAGSAGSADPAGSADLRTPDPARPRIAPDDVLDLLAALVEKSLVVAHQPAGAGGVRYRMLESIRAYAAERLAEAGESADTLRAHTAYFLGVALDADPHLRRAEQLDWLRLLSDDRDNLQAALHRSLDAGDVRTAMRLIAALSSYWLLRGVRYEGAGAARRVLAALGPNPPRGMEEEYVLSVLAVVGTRSGTEGFDDHVAVATRLVDAMNRVSSRFPALTLLWAPFAGVPEGDVDTLEVLEEFLAERDDPWYRALGHLGSGFQAWLVAGDAARAERHWRACLDGFRAVGDRWGMITSLGVLADLADHRGEPATATGLLGEALGLAEELDSAVDIAELLCSRASYALRAGDHAGAAAACERAVELSRRAGAADTLALAHLGLAETARLRGELAAAQALCEQALAECPAGWFSGAGIRTAVLIAMAKIAIAEGDADRARTGLAQAVAGDPAGLRFPRSGASACEAAAGLALLRADPRQAAALLGAAEALRGSPPAADADAAAAAARAALGDEPYDAARTAAASADRDTALAAVTAYLTSPAA from the coding sequence ATGTTCGGGATTCTCGGTGCGACGCGGGTCGTGGGTGACGGCGGCGGCGAGGTCGGGATCGGGGGGCCGCGGCGGCGGGCGCTGCTCGCGTTGCTGCTGCTCGACGCGGGACGGGTGGTGGGCACCGAGCGGCTGGTCGACGGGCTGTACGGGGACGAGCCGCCCGCCGGCGTGGGGAACGCCGTGCAGTCGCAGGTGTCGCGGCTGCGCCAGGTGCTGCCGGTGCCGTTGGAGGGGCACCCCTCCGGGTACCGGCTGGCCGTGGAGCCGGAGGCGGTGGACGCGCACCGGTTCCAGCGGCTGGGCGCGCAGGGGCGGGACGCGTTGGCCGCGGGGGATGCGGAACGCGCCGCCGAGGTGCTGCGGGAGGCGCTCGCGCTGTGGCGCGGGCCCGCGTTGGCGGACGTGGGTGACGCGCCGTTCGCCGCCGCACAGGCCGTACGGCTGGAGGAGTTGCGTACGGCTGCGGTCGAGGACCGAGTCGAGGCCGATCTCGCGCTGGGGCGGCACCGGATGCTGGTCGCCGAACTGGGCGAGCTGGTCGGAGCGTATCCGCTGCGGGAACGCCTGCGCGGCCAGCTGATGCGGGCGCTCTACGGCGGCGGGCGGCAGAGCGAGGCCCTGGAGGCGTACGAGACCGCGCGGCGCGACCTCGCGGAGAGCCTGGGCGCCGACCCGGGGCCGGAGTTGGCGGCGGTCCACCTCGCGGTGCTGCGCGGTGATCCGGCGCTGCTGCCGGTGACGCCTGTGCTGCCGGTGACGCCTGTGCTGCCGGTGGCGCCGATGAAGCCGGTGGCGCCCGGTCAGGTGGCGGGGGCGGCGCCGGGGGTCGCATCGGCGTCGGCGGCAGGGAGTGTTTCACGTGAAACATTGCCCACGCTCTCGCCCGGCGCCGCGTCTGCCGCCGCGACCGGCGCCCGAGCCGCCACCGCCGGCGCACCCCGCGGCCCGCGGCACGACCTGCCCGCGTCCCTCACCAGCTTCATCTGCCGCGACGCGGAACTGGCACAGGTCGGTGACCAGTTGGCCGGGGCCCGACTGGTCACGCTGACCGGGCCGGGCGGCGCCGGCAAGACCCGGCTCGCGGTCGAGGCGGCCCGCCGCCATCCGTATGACGCGACGTTCGTGGACCTGTCCGGACTCGGCGCGGGCGCGGAGCTGCCACGGGCCATCGGCGCGGCGCTCGGTCTGCGCGACGGAGGTCTCGCGCTCACGGCCGCTCACGCCGCGCCGGGCACGGCCGCCCACGCCGCGCCGGGCACGTCTGCTCACGCCGCGCCGGGCACGTCCGCTCACGCCGCCCCGGCCGTCGACGCCCACCCCGGGCCCGGCACCGCGCCCCCCACGACCGCCGCCTCCCCCTCGGTCCCCGATCCTGTCCCCGGTCCCGCCGCGTGGATCGCCGGGGCCCTGGAGAGCCGGCCCACCCTCCTCGTCCTCGACAACTGCGAACACCTCGTCGAGGACGTCGCCCGCCTCGTCGAGGCTCTGCTCGCCGCCGCGCCGCAGGCCCGCGTCCTCGCCACCAGCCGGGAGGCGCTGGGCATCGCCGGCGAGGTGGTGTGCCCGGTCCCGACGCTGCCGGTGCCCGCGCCCGGCGCGGACCCGCAACGCGCCCTCGCCTTCCCCGCCGTGCGGCTGTTCGCCGAGCGCGCCGCGGCCGTCCGCCCCGGCTTCGACCCGACGGCCGACCCGGCCGGGGCAGCGGCCGTGCTGCGGCTGTGCGCCGCGCTCGACGGGCTGCCGCTGGCCATCGAACTGGCCGCCGCGCGGCTGCGGTCGATGTCCGTCACCGAGATCGCCGACCGGCTCGTCGCGGCGCCGGCCGACGACGCGCCGTACAGCCTGGGCGTGCGGCCCGACGCGCTGTTCCGGCTGCTGTCGCGCGGCAGTCGCACCGCGCGGCCGCGCCAGCGCACGCTGCGCGGCGTCGTGGAGTGGAGCTGGGACCTGCTGCCCGAGGACGAGCGCGCGGTGCTCCGCCGAGCCTCGGTCTTCGCGGGCGGCTGGACCCTGGAGGCCGCGGAGGCGGTCTGCGCCGACCCCGCCGACCCCGCCGGCTCCGCCGGTTCCGCCGACCCCGCCGGTTCCGCCGACCTCCGCACCCCCGACCCCGCCCGCCCGCGCATCGCGCCCGACGACGTCCTCGACCTGCTCGCCGCCCTGGTCGAGAAATCCCTCGTCGTGGCCCACCAACCCGCCGGCGCCGGTGGGGTCCGCTACCGCATGCTGGAGTCGATCCGCGCGTACGCCGCCGAGCGGCTCGCCGAGGCGGGGGAGAGCGCGGACACCCTGCGCGCCCACACCGCGTACTTCCTGGGCGTCGCGCTCGACGCCGACCCGCACCTGCGCCGGGCCGAGCAGTTGGACTGGCTGCGGCTGCTCTCCGACGACCGCGACAACCTCCAGGCGGCGCTGCACCGCAGCCTCGACGCGGGCGACGTCCGCACCGCGATGCGGCTGATCGCCGCGCTGTCCTCGTACTGGCTGCTGCGCGGCGTGCGGTACGAGGGAGCGGGAGCAGCCCGCAGGGTGCTCGCCGCGCTCGGGCCGAACCCGCCGCGCGGCATGGAGGAGGAGTACGTCCTGAGCGTGCTGGCCGTGGTCGGCACGCGCTCGGGCACCGAGGGCTTCGACGACCACGTGGCCGTCGCGACCCGGCTGGTGGACGCCATGAACCGGGTGTCGAGCCGCTTCCCGGCGCTCACGCTGCTGTGGGCGCCGTTCGCGGGGGTGCCGGAGGGCGACGTGGACACGCTGGAGGTCCTGGAGGAGTTCCTCGCCGAGCGCGACGACCCCTGGTACCGCGCGCTCGGCCACCTCGGCTCGGGCTTCCAGGCATGGTTGGTCGCGGGGGACGCCGCGCGCGCCGAGCGGCACTGGCGGGCCTGCCTGGACGGTTTCCGCGCGGTCGGCGACCGCTGGGGCATGATCACCTCCCTCGGCGTGCTGGCCGACCTCGCCGACCACCGCGGCGAGCCCGCCACGGCCACCGGCCTGCTCGGCGAGGCGCTGGGGCTCGCCGAGGAGCTGGACTCCGCGGTCGACATCGCCGAACTGCTCTGCAGCCGCGCCTCCTACGCGCTGCGCGCGGGCGACCACGCCGGGGCCGCCGCGGCCTGCGAGCGGGCCGTCGAGCTGTCCCGGCGGGCCGGCGCCGCGGACACGCTGGCGCTGGCGCACCTCGGCCTGGCCGAGACGGCCCGGCTGCGCGGCGAACTCGCCGCCGCGCAGGCGCTGTGCGAGCAGGCGCTCGCCGAGTGCCCGGCCGGCTGGTTCTCCGGCGCCGGCATCAGGACCGCGGTGCTGATCGCGATGGCCAAGATCGCGATCGCGGAGGGGGACGCGGACCGGGCCCGTACGGGGCTGGCGCAGGCCGTGGCGGGCGACCCCGCGGGCCTGCGCTTCCCGCGGTCCGGGGCCTCGGCCTGCGAGGCCGCCGCCGGACTCGCCCTCCTGCGAGCCGACCCGCGGCAGGCCGCCGCGCTGCTCGGCGCCGCCGAGGCGCTGCGCGGCAGCCCGCCGGCCGCCGACGCGGACGCCGCCGCGGCAGCCGCCCGCGCCGCGCTGGGCGACGAGCCCTACGACGCCGCCAGGACCGCTGCCGCCTCCGCCGACCGCGACACCGCCCTCGCCGCGGTGACCGCCTACCTCACGTCCCCGGCCGCCTGA
- a CDS encoding DUF5324 family protein yields MTRIDSVRHAADVTKDSVRHAAEVAAPYASTAKESAVQYGRQAGTYGRQAGALAKEKYDARLAPRVGQAREQVWAAVPPKAADAVETAARRTKEGARTAADFTAPKVGAAVASTMAVAVPAKDEIAVRGAAAIQALRGRVTAAEIERLVRQRARRRQAGRVLRTLVVAGLAGGAVFAAYKWWSKQTSPDWLVEPAEATEVDDRVGPGSTLTVVDPLDEGSASLNGSGPKVDRVDGSVGGDLDPEVEAKQADADRRDDEDR; encoded by the coding sequence GTGACCCGCATCGACAGCGTGCGCCACGCGGCCGACGTGACGAAGGACAGCGTGCGGCACGCCGCGGAGGTGGCGGCCCCGTACGCGAGCACGGCCAAGGAGAGCGCCGTGCAGTACGGCCGCCAGGCCGGTACGTACGGCAGGCAGGCCGGCGCACTCGCCAAGGAGAAGTACGACGCGCGGCTGGCCCCCAGGGTCGGTCAGGCGCGCGAGCAGGTGTGGGCGGCGGTGCCGCCCAAGGCGGCCGACGCGGTGGAGACCGCCGCCCGCCGTACGAAGGAGGGCGCGCGGACCGCGGCCGACTTCACCGCGCCCAAGGTCGGCGCCGCCGTGGCCTCCACGATGGCGGTCGCGGTCCCGGCCAAGGACGAGATCGCGGTGCGCGGCGCGGCCGCGATCCAGGCGCTGCGCGGCCGGGTGACCGCCGCGGAGATCGAGCGACTGGTCCGGCAGCGGGCCAGGCGCCGGCAGGCCGGCCGGGTGCTGCGGACCCTGGTGGTCGCGGGGCTCGCCGGCGGCGCGGTGTTCGCCGCGTACAAGTGGTGGAGCAAGCAGACCAGCCCCGACTGGCTGGTGGAGCCCGCGGAGGCCACCGAGGTCGACGACCGGGTGGGCCCGGGCAGCACGCTGACGGTCGTGGACCCGCTGGACGAGGGCTCCGCCTCGCTCAACGGCTCCGGTCCGAAGGTGGACCGCGTGGACGGCTCGGTCGGCGGGGACCTGGACCCCGAGGTCGAGGCGAAGCAGGCGGACGCGGACCGGCGGGACGACGAGGACCGCTGA
- a CDS encoding aldo/keto reductase has translation MRYIKLGRTGLDVSPIAIGAMTYGEPDRGHPVWSLDEAAARPLIRHALEAGVNFFDTANLYSYGSSEEILGRALKDYANRDDVVITTKVRHEMRPGRPNGGGLSRKAIMSEIDHSLRRLGTDHVDVYMIHRLDSATPLEETLEALHDVVKAGKARYLGASSMHAWQFAKALHLQERHGWSRFVTLQDHYNLLAREEEREMLPLCADEGVATMVWSPLARGRLARPFDRANAGDRAATDGSYADMLYTDAAADRRIVDAVGALAEARGVPRAQVALAWLRRNPVVAAPVVGARTTGQIDDAVASLDLVLTDEEARSLEAPYTPRLDHQGVSDPRELDRIKSTVPGYANL, from the coding sequence TTGCGTTACATCAAGCTCGGCCGCACCGGCCTGGACGTGTCCCCCATCGCCATCGGCGCCATGACCTACGGCGAGCCCGACCGCGGCCACCCCGTCTGGTCGCTGGACGAGGCGGCCGCCCGCCCGCTGATCCGCCACGCCCTCGAAGCGGGCGTCAACTTCTTCGACACCGCCAACCTGTACTCCTACGGCTCCAGCGAGGAGATCCTCGGCCGGGCCCTGAAGGACTACGCGAACCGGGACGACGTCGTCATCACCACCAAGGTCCGCCACGAGATGCGCCCCGGCCGGCCCAACGGCGGCGGCCTGTCCCGCAAGGCGATCATGAGCGAGATCGACCACAGCCTGCGCCGCCTGGGCACCGACCACGTCGACGTCTACATGATCCACCGGCTCGACAGCGCGACCCCGCTGGAGGAGACCCTCGAAGCGCTGCACGACGTGGTGAAGGCCGGCAAGGCCCGCTACCTCGGCGCGTCCTCGATGCACGCCTGGCAGTTCGCGAAGGCGCTGCACCTCCAGGAGCGCCACGGCTGGAGCCGGTTCGTCACCCTCCAGGACCACTACAACCTGCTGGCCCGCGAGGAGGAGCGCGAGATGCTCCCGCTGTGCGCCGACGAAGGCGTGGCCACCATGGTCTGGAGCCCGCTGGCCCGGGGCCGCCTCGCCCGCCCCTTCGACCGGGCGAACGCCGGCGACCGCGCCGCCACCGACGGCTCCTACGCGGACATGCTCTACACCGACGCGGCCGCCGACCGGCGGATCGTCGACGCGGTCGGCGCCCTGGCCGAGGCCCGCGGCGTCCCCCGCGCCCAGGTCGCCCTGGCGTGGCTGCGCCGCAACCCCGTGGTCGCGGCCCCGGTCGTCGGCGCCCGCACCACCGGCCAGATCGACGACGCCGTGGCGTCCCTCGACCTCGTCCTCACCGACGAGGAGGCCCGCAGCCTGGAGGCTCCGTACACCCCTCGCCTCGACCACCAGGGCGTCTCCGACCCCCGCGAACTCGACCGCATCAAGTCCACGGTCCCCGGCTACGCCAACCTCTGA
- the crgA gene encoding cell division protein CrgA produces the protein MPKSRIRKKADFTPPPAKNATAIKLGNRSWVAPLMLAFFIVGLAWIVLFYVTQGSLPVDPLGNWNIVIGFGFIAGGFVVSTQWK, from the coding sequence GTGCCGAAGTCACGGATTCGCAAGAAGGCGGACTTCACCCCGCCCCCGGCGAAGAACGCCACCGCCATAAAGCTGGGCAACCGCAGCTGGGTGGCGCCCCTGATGCTGGCGTTCTTCATCGTCGGTCTGGCCTGGATCGTGCTGTTCTACGTGACCCAGGGCAGCCTGCCGGTGGACCCGCTCGGCAACTGGAACATCGTCATCGGCTTCGGCTTCATCGCGGGCGGGTTCGTCGTCTCGACCCAGTGGAAGTAG